Proteins from a single region of Harpia harpyja isolate bHarHar1 chromosome 14, bHarHar1 primary haplotype, whole genome shotgun sequence:
- the FURIN gene encoding furin translates to MDLRPCSLLLHWTLVVALAVLAQEVLAQRIYTNTWAVLVPAGPQEADRLARKHGFLNLGPIFGDYYHFRHSGVVKRSLSPHQPWHSRLAREPQVQWLEQQVAKRRTKRDVFMEPTDPKFPQQWYLYNTNQRDLNVRQAWEQGYTGKGIVVSILDDGIEKNHPDLEGNYDPGASFDVNDQDPDPQPRYTQMNDNRHGTRCAGEVAAVANNGICGVGVAYNARIGGVRMLDGEVTDAVEAHSLGLNPNHIHIYSASWGPEDDGKTVDGPARLAEEAFFRGVSQGRGGLGSIFVWASGNGGREHDSCNCDGYTNSIYTLSISSTTQYGNVPWYSEACSSTLATTYSSGNQNEKQIVTTDLRQKCTESHTGTSASAPLAAGIIALALEANKNLTWRDMQHLVVQTSKPAHLNANDWVTNGVGRKVSHSYGYGLLDAGAMVSLAKNWTTVGPQRKCVIDVLTEPKDIGKRLEVRRKVDACLGKANYISRLEHAQARLTLSYNRRGDLAIHLISPMGTRSTLLAARPHDFSADGFNDWAFMTTHSWDEDPSGEWVLEIENTSDANNYGTLTKFTLVLYGTATDSPSLSNQLESSGCKTLTPSQTCVVCEEGYYLHQKSCLKRCPPGFAPGVQSTHYNLENSVEPIAPHLCLPCHPSCATCAGPGPNQCLTCPAHSHFSSLDLSCSHQTQSSRASPALADGEGLAKAPPPANLPVLIASLSCILIVVIFVTVFLVLQARSGFSLRGVKVYALDSGIISYKGLPSDIWQEEGPSESDGEEYEAHSERTAFIRDQSAL, encoded by the exons ATGGATCTGAGACCCTGCTCGCTGCTCCTGCACTGGACTCTGGTGGTTGCCCTCGCTGTCCTGGCCCAGGAGGTGCTGGCCCAGCGTATTTACACCAACACCTGGGCTGTGCTTGTCCCCGCGGGGCCCCAGGAGGCTGACAGGCTGGCCAGGAAGCATGGATTCCTCAATCTGGGCCCA ATCTTTGGTGACTATTACCACTTTCGGCACAGTGGTGTGGTGAAGCGTTCCCTCTCACCCcaccagccctggcacagccgtTTGGCCAGGGAACCACAG GTGCAGTGGCTGGAGCAGCAGGTGGCAAAGCGCAGGACCAAGCGAGACGTTTTCATGGAGCCCACAGACCCCAAGTTCCCGCAGCAGTGGTACCTG TACAACACAAACCAGCGGGACCTGAATGTGCGTCAGGCCTGGGAGCAGGGCTACACGGGCAAGGGCATCGTGGTTTCCATCCTGGATGATGGCATTGAGAAGAACCACCCTGACCTGGAGGGCAACTAT GATCCAGGGGCAAGCTTTGATGTCAATGACCAGGACCCAGACCCACAGCCCCGCTACACACAGATGAATGACAACAG ACATGGCACACGCTGCGCCGGGGAAGTCGCTGCTGTGGCAAACAATGGGATCTGTGGTGTTGGCGTGGCTTACAACGCCAGGATCGGAG GCGTGCGCATGCTGGATGGGGAGGTGACTGATGCTGTGGAGGCCCATTCCCTGGGCCTCAATCCCAACCACATCCACATCTACAGTGCCAGCTGGGGCCCTGAGGACGATGGGAAGACTGTGGATGGCCCGGCCCGGCTGGCGGAGGAGGCTTTCTTCCGAGGGGTCAGCCAG GGCCGAGGGGGGCTGGGCTCCATCTTCGTCTGGGCGTCTGGGAACGGGGGCCGTGAGCACGACAGCTGCAACTGTGACGGTTACACCAACAGCATCTACACGCTGTCCATCAGCAGCACCACGCAGTATGGTAACGTGCCCTGGTACAGCGAGGCCTGCTCCTCCACCCTTGCCACCACCTACAGCAGCGGCAACCAGAATGAGAAGCAGATT GTGACGACTGACCTCAGACAGAAATGCACCGAATCGCACACAGGGACATCAGCCTCGGCGCCCCTGGCTGCTGGCATCATCGCCCTCGCCCTGGAAGCCAA CAAGAACCTGACCTGGCGGGACATGCAGCACCTGGTGGTGCAGACGTCAAAGCCAGCTCACCTCAATGCCAATGACTGGGTCACCAACGGCGTCGGCCGCAAAG TCAGCCACTCCTATGGCTACGGCCTGCTGGATGCCGGGGCCATGGTGAGCCTGGCCAAGAACTGGACCACGGTGGGACCTCAGAGGAAGTGCGTCATTGACGTCCTCACGGAGCCGAA GGACATCGGGAAGCGCCTGGAGGTGCGGCGGAAGGTGGACGCCTGCCTGGGGAAAGCCAACTACATCAGCCGGCTGGAGCACGCACAGGCCAGGCTGACGCTGTCCTACAACCGGCGGGGGGACTTGGCCATCCACCTCATCAGTCCCATGGGCACCCGGTCcaccctcctggctgccag GCCCCATGACTTCTCGGCTGACGGCTTCAATGACTGGGCCTTCATGACGACGCACTCATGGGACGAGGACCCCTCTGGGGAATGGGTGCTGGAGATCGAGAACACCAGCGATGCCAACAACTACG GCACACTGACCAAGTTCACACTCGTGCTGTACGGGACGGCCACTGACTCCCCCAGCCTCTCCAACCAGCTGGAGAGCAGCGGCTGCAAGACCCTGACCCCCAGCCAGACCTGTGTGG TCTGCGAGGAGGGGTACTACCTGCACCAGAAGAGCTGCCTGAAGCGCTGCCCTCCCGGCTTTGCACCCGGTGTCCAGAGCACGCACTACAACCTGGAGAACAGCGTGGAGCCCATCGCgccccacctctgcctcccctgccacccctccTGCGCCACTTGCGCGGGGCCCGGCCCCAACCAGTGCCTGACCTGCCCCGCGCACTCCCACTTCAGCAGCCTGGACCTCTCCTGCTCCCACCAGACGCAGAGCAGCCGTGCATCCCCTGCCCTGGCAGACGGCGAGGGGCTGGCCAAGGCCCCCCCTCCAGCCAACCTGCCTGTCCTCATCGCCAGTCTCAGCTGCATCCTTATCGTCGTCATCTTTGTCACTGTCTTCCTGGTGCTGCAGGCGCGCTCAGGCTTCAGCCTGCGGGGTGTGAAGGTTTATGCTCTGGACAGCGGGATTATCTCCTACAAGGGGCTCCCCTCCGACATCTGGCAGGAGGAGGGCCCCTCCGAGTCGGACGGTGAGGAGTATGAGGCCCACAGTGAGAGGACTGCCTTCATCAGAGACCAAAGTGCCCTTTGA